From the genome of Muricauda sp. SCSIO 64092, one region includes:
- a CDS encoding bifunctional nuclease family protein, which produces MSLVRLKIKGISYSQTQNGAYALILNEVEGDRKLPIVIGAFEAQSIAIALEKEIKPPRPLTHDLFKNFCDRFGIVVKQVIIHKLVDGVFYSSIISERDGDEEIVDARTSDAIALALRFNAPIFTYKTILDKAGIFLKFSSKEKDEENDDSIMVDEILQEGETVEIESGAGDAYREMTLEELHKELDKAVANEDYEKAAKLRDEISKRK; this is translated from the coding sequence ATGAGTTTAGTACGACTTAAAATAAAAGGGATTTCATATAGCCAGACCCAGAACGGTGCCTATGCACTTATTCTGAACGAAGTGGAAGGTGACCGAAAATTGCCTATTGTCATTGGCGCCTTTGAGGCCCAGTCCATAGCCATAGCTCTTGAAAAGGAAATAAAACCGCCAAGACCCTTGACCCATGATCTGTTCAAAAACTTTTGTGATCGTTTTGGCATCGTGGTAAAACAGGTCATTATCCACAAACTGGTGGATGGCGTTTTTTACTCGAGCATTATCAGCGAACGGGATGGCGATGAAGAGATTGTTGATGCAAGGACCAGTGATGCCATTGCACTGGCCCTACGGTTCAATGCGCCAATCTTTACCTATAAAACCATTTTGGACAAGGCCGGCATTTTCTTGAAGTTTTCTTCCAAGGAAAAAGATGAGGAAAATGATGATAGCATTATGGTGGACGAAATCCTTCAAGAGGGGGAAACCGTGGAAATTGAATCAGGAGCAGGTGATGCCTATCGGGAAATGACCCTGGAGGAACTTCATAAAGAACTGGATAAGGCCGTTGCCAACGAAGATTATGAAAAAGCGGCCAAACTACGGGACGAGATTTCCAAACGAAAGTAG
- a CDS encoding NupC/NupG family nucleoside CNT transporter codes for MRKTGLLMLILLLACFGEVLGQETAVLTSTSTEVDRLVPNEGFIWGGLARGALGMAVLILISYLFSANRKAIKWKTVGIGLGIQLLIAIGVLKIPFVKIAFESIGKVFISILDFTRSGSKFLFEGLVVDTDTFGYIFAFQVLPTIVFFSALTSVLFYLGIIQKVVKALAWLLTKSLGISGAESLSIAGNIFLGQTEAPLLIKAYLEKMSKSEILLVMIGGMATVAGAVLAAYIGFLGGDDPALQLVFAKHLLAASVMAAPGAIVVSKILYPQTEGINTDVHVSSDKIGANFLDAIANGTTEGLKLALNVGAMLLVFVAFIAMINGILGWIGDWTTLNHWIAANSPYEAFSLEAILGTVFAPLMWLIGVNNEDIMLMGQLLGIKLAASEFVGYIQLAELKNMASITHFTYNKSVIMATYMLCGFANFASIGIQIGGIGSLAPGQRKTLSEFGMRAVLGGTLASLISATIAGMILG; via the coding sequence ATGAGAAAAACTGGACTTTTGATGCTCATCTTGCTATTGGCATGCTTTGGTGAGGTCTTGGGCCAGGAAACAGCGGTTTTGACATCAACCTCCACAGAGGTGGACAGACTGGTCCCCAATGAGGGTTTTATCTGGGGCGGACTGGCCAGGGGCGCGTTGGGCATGGCCGTTTTGATATTGATTTCATATCTGTTCAGTGCCAACCGAAAGGCCATTAAATGGAAAACCGTTGGGATTGGTCTGGGTATCCAATTGCTCATTGCCATCGGGGTCCTAAAAATACCTTTTGTAAAAATCGCATTCGAGAGTATCGGAAAGGTATTCATCAGCATCCTTGATTTTACGCGTTCCGGAAGTAAGTTCCTGTTTGAAGGCCTAGTGGTGGACACGGACACTTTTGGATATATTTTTGCCTTTCAGGTATTGCCCACCATTGTTTTCTTTTCCGCACTCACTTCGGTGTTGTTCTATTTGGGGATCATTCAAAAAGTGGTCAAGGCACTTGCGTGGTTACTGACCAAATCATTGGGCATTTCCGGAGCGGAAAGTCTTTCCATTGCGGGTAATATCTTTTTGGGACAGACCGAAGCACCCTTGCTGATCAAAGCCTATTTGGAGAAGATGAGCAAATCGGAAATCCTCCTGGTCATGATTGGTGGTATGGCAACCGTTGCCGGTGCTGTTTTGGCCGCCTATATTGGTTTTCTGGGAGGTGATGACCCAGCGCTACAATTGGTTTTTGCAAAGCACTTGCTTGCAGCATCCGTGATGGCCGCCCCTGGTGCCATTGTGGTCTCCAAAATACTATATCCACAAACAGAAGGGATAAATACCGATGTACACGTTTCTTCCGATAAAATTGGGGCAAATTTTTTGGATGCCATTGCCAATGGAACTACGGAAGGACTAAAACTCGCACTAAATGTTGGGGCCATGCTCTTGGTCTTTGTGGCTTTTATAGCCATGATCAATGGAATTTTGGGTTGGATAGGCGATTGGACAACCTTAAACCATTGGATCGCTGCCAATTCCCCTTATGAAGCGTTTTCCCTGGAAGCCATATTGGGAACGGTTTTCGCACCATTGATGTGGCTCATAGGTGTAAACAACGAGGATATCATGCTCATGGGACAATTATTGGGCATTAAATTGGCCGCCAGTGAGTTTGTGGGATATATTCAGCTGGCCGAACTAAAAAATATGGCCAGTATCACCCATTTCACCTACAATAAATCTGTTATTATGGCCACCTATATGCTCTGTGGCTTCGCCAATTTTGCTTCCATCGGTATTCAAATTGGGGGCATTGGCTCCCTGGCCCCGGGCCAACGCAAGACCTTATCCGAATTCGGAATGC